The genomic segment CACCTGCGTACGGTCACCCGGCTCGGCACCGGCAGCTACCGGGTCTTCTATCCCCAGATCGCGAGCCCGTACGGACACGCGGTGGCCCGGGCGACCGGCACCACCGACTCCCGCTGCCACGCGTCGGGCTGGTCGTCCGCCGGCTCCGACGAGAACATCTCCGTCCGCTGCGTGGACAGCGCGGGCGCCGCCGTCGACTCGCCGTTCTCGGTCGCGTTCACCTGGTGAACCGACCGGGAGCGGCAGCCTGAAACCGATCGGGCCGGCACCCGGGCCACTAACGACAACGTTGATGCGATATAGAATCCCGGCATGATCTCCGAACTCGACCTCGGCGCGGTCGCCGCGCTCACCGATCCGGTCCGGCGGGCGGCGTACCAGGTGGTGGCGGCCAGCGATGTCCCGGTGGGGCGGGACGAGGTGGCGGCGAGCCTCGGGGTCGGCCGCACGCTGGCCGCCTTCCACCTCGACAAGCTGGTGGACGTGGGCGTGCTGGAGGTCTCGTTCGCCCGCCGGTCCGGCCGGTCCGGACCCGGCGCCGGCCGCCCGGCGAAGCTGTACCGGCCAGCGGTCACCGAGCACGCCGTCAGCGTCCCGCCCCGCGCGTACCGGACCGGCGCCGAGATCCTGGCTGAGGCGCTCGACCGGTCGGGAGCCGACGCGACCCTCTACGAGGTGGCCCGCCGGCACGGCCACCGGGCCGGCACGGACCGGGCCGGTTCGGAGCCACCACCGTCCGATGAGGACGTACTGGATCTGCTCTCCGCGAACGAGTACCGACCCGAGCGCGAGGACCAGGTCATCCGGCTGCGCAACTGCCCGTTCCACGTGCTGGCGGAGCGGTTCCCGCCGCTGATCTGCGGGATGAACCTCGCGCTCGTGGACGGTCTGTTGGCCGGAGCCGGGGTCACGACCTGGACGGCCGCCCTGGACCCGGCGGTGGGTCGGTGCTGCGTGGCGCTGACTAAAAACAATAAGGATTGACAATAGAGCGCGGGCCTGGTGTGCTTCCGGCATGCCCACCAGTCGTCACCACCTCGCCCAGCTGAACATCGGTCGGCTCCGCGCTCCGCTGGACGACCCGTCGATGGCCGACTTCGCCGCCGCGCTGCCGGTCATCAACGCCCTCGCCGACGCCTCCCCCGGATTCGTCTGGCGACTGCAGGAGGAGGGCGCCGACGACGCCACCGGCCTGCGTCCGCTGGACCAACCGGACGTCATCGTCAACCTCTCGGTCTGGACCGACGTCGAGACGCTGCGCGCCTTCACCTACCACTCGGCGCACCTGGAATCGCTGCGCCGGCGCCGGGAGTTCTTCGACCACCAGGGGCTCCCCGCCTACCTGGTGCTGTGGTGGGTGCCGGCCGGGCACCTGCCGACCGTGGCCGAGGCGTTGCAGCGGCTGGAGCTACTCGCCGCCGACGGCCCGGGACCGCGGGCCTTCACCTTCCGGGAGACCTACCCACCACCGGACTGCGCCGCCGGGCCGACCTGACCCCGGCAGGCGTACACCTGGCAACGCTGTCGCCGTCCGCCACGGGGGAGGGCGGCGACAGCGTCCGCCGCTTGACCAGTTGGCCCGCAGTACCACCTAACCCGTCGCGGCAGCGACGGTTTCCAGCGCGAACTCTCGACCGGCAAGGACCCCGCTCGGTGCGGCGACGGCTATCGCGACGTTCGCGACCGAGACGCCGCGTGCCTCGAATGCACCGTGGACCATTGTCGACGCCGCTACCGCCTGTCCGTCGACGACGAGCATCCGGCCAGCAGTTTCTGACGGACGCTCGCCCAACACTTCGTGCCGGGGGCCGCGGTGCTGCGGATGACGCTCCTTGAGGATGAGATCTCCGAGCACCTGCCAGAGATGCTCGGAGATCTCAACCCGAGACCAGGCGTACGGGCGGCGCGTCACCACGTGGATCGGCGAGCCGTCTGCTGTGACGTATTCCCATTTGAGCAGCACCGGATGGGAGACCGGAACAGTTCCATGCCGCTCGTGCTCCGAGTCGGAGAAGATCTCCACACCGACGGGAGTGCAGAACGGTGCCCGCACCCGTGCGTGACGCTCACCGAACGACACCGAATGGTCCTGCCAGGAGGCGTGCATGGTGGAGATCTCCTAACCCGACTACACGTACTTGTGCGCGATTGGCCCGAGCGCGAAGCAGATCGTTCCGTTCCACAGGACGACGGTGCCGACGATCACCTCGGCGGTGACCCAGGTCGGACCACCGGCCGTGAAGGTGTGCCAGGCCTGCCAGCTGTGCTCCGAGGCGTGCAGCCGGTCGAACCTCTTGATGCTGACCCCGTAGTCGTCAAGCACGGAGACACTCCAGGTCTGCTGGACCGCTCCAGACATTCCGGAGTTGAGTCGCCAGCCGGTGTGGATCTCGGCCTGGTGGTTACCCAGCCCGTACAGGTAGACGAAGGACCTGCCGCAATTGCCGACCCGCTCGTCCTGAACGACGGCTTCGGCGGGCCGGTAGTCGGGGGCCGAGCCCTTCGGCACCGAGTACTCGCGACCGTTCTCGTCGGTACGAATCTCGTAACCGTTCGCCTTGGCCACCGCGCGATCGTACCCGACGACGTTCATCGCGGACTCGAACACGGAGACGCGGGCCGGCCCTTCGCCCGCCGACGCGGGCGCGGCGAGGCCCACCGCCACGAGTGCACCGACCGCGACAACCGCCAGCAGTCGTTGCGCCCTTTTCCCGGACACGGTAGCAATCGACATTCTTTCCCCACCTTCTGCACGACGAAGGATCGGGACGGCATTTACATTTATGCCATCGCCGCTCTTGGATTGCCCGAGCCTACTTTCTCCGGCGCCCCTACCGCTGCCCACGCGCGCGGCAGCCCCGGTCAGCACCGGCTAGATCGATTCCGGACAGTAGGGAATAGGTGCGCCCCGAACGACATTCGTACTGGTGGGGAAGGTTTCGCCGGCCGGCGTCTGATACAGATGGTGACAGGTAACAGATCCATAAACATTGATTTCTACAAACATTTTGACCAGACGCTGACATGCGGCCGCCAGAATCGGCGATCAATCGCCGAACGGGCCGCGGTGCGACCAATTAAGCGAAACAACCATCGTTCTGGTTTGCCATCGCCGCCCCGGCGTGCAGGGCGGCGACAGCGCATCGACTCGGCTACCGCTTGGCGGCCGGGGCGATCTCGTACCGGACGCCGCCCAGGTCGGCGCGGCGGGCGCCGGTGGTGTCCGGACCGAACTGGGTCACATCCAGCCCGGCCCGCTCCCGGGCCTCGCCGCCACCCACGAAGGAGATCCGGAAGGTGAGCCGCTCGCCCGGGGCCAGCAGGATCCCGTTGATGCTGGCACCGGCCGGTTCGACGATCTCCACCTGGGTCTGGCCGACCTGGCGGATGCCCTTGCCCTGGCCCCCGCCGGCCCGCCAGCGCTCGAACAGTGCCGGTCCGAGGTCGACCACGATCCGCCCGCCGAGGTCCTGGAACGCTCTGCCGAACGGCGTGAACAGCACGTCGTTCGCGGTCGTCTGGCGCAGCGTGTTGCCGATCGCGAACGGTCGGTCGCTGACGCCATCACCCGGCTGCGGGTGCACCGAGTCCACGTTGCGCCAGACGATGTTGTTGTTGTTCCGGGTGTTCGGGCCGATGTCCGGGCCTTCCCCGGTCATCGGATCGGTCTGCGACACCCAGCGGGCGATCAGGCAGAAGTGCCCCGGCCCGGGTACGCCGGTCCACGGCAGCATCACCGTGGTCGTGCCGGCCGGCACGCTCAGGGTCTGCGAGCCGATCACCGTCCACGCCGCCGGCCAGGCCGCGCCGCCGCCCGGGGTGGTCCGGTAGACGGTAATCGTGCCGGTGCTGTCACCCGAGCCGTACGGGCCGGGGTTGCGCAGGGTGACGAAGACGTAGTTGGTCTGGCCGACGATCGGGTTCTGGCTGGCCGCGCAGAGCGCCGGCCCGTTGCAGACCCTGATGTCCGGGCTCTGCCACAGCGGGTTCAGGGTATGCGGTTCGACACCGATGTCGTCGGCGGTGTCGCGCAGGTAGACGTCGGTGCGGTCGGTGACCGCGGCGCCGCCCTCGTCGGCGGTGACCGCGCCGAGCGCCGGGCCGGACCCGGCGACCGACAGCAGCAGCGTCAACGCCGCTCCCGCCGCCAGCGCTCGGAACTGCCTTCTCCTGCTACCCAACATTGGGCCTCCTCAGTAGACGGACCGACTCGGTTCGTTGACAACGTTCCTGAGCCGCGAATCGACAGATAGATACGTCCGTCGATGAGCGTGGATGTCAGATGGCGGGCAACAACCCAACTCCGCCGGCATCACCGGGAAAGCCGTTGTCCGCCCCGATCGGGCGCCGTACCGTCGCTCGCATGAACCACACCCTGCTGTCCGGCACCCGCGCCCCGGTCAAGGTCTGGACCGACCCGTCGACCATCGAGCCCGACGCCGCCCGGCAGCTGCGCAACATCGGCGCCCTGCCCTGGGTCGAGGGGGTCGCCGTGATGCCCGACGTGCACTACGGCAAGGGCGCCACGGTCGGCTCGGTCATCGCCATGCGGCAGGCCCTCGCCCCGGCCGCGGTCGGCGTCGACATCGGCTGCGGGATGTCCGCGGTCCGCACCAACCTGACCGACGCGGACCTGCCGGACGACCTCGGTGCCCTGCGTACGGCGATCGAGGCGGCCATCCCGGTCGGTTTCCACGCCCACGACGACCCGGTCAACCCGTACCGGGTGCACGGTCTGCCGACCGCCGGCTGGGGCGACTTCTGGGCCGGCTTCCGCGACCTGCACGCGGGCGTCGGGGCGCTGGAGTCGCGCGCCCAGCGGCAGCTCGGCAGCCTCGGTGGCGGCAACCACTTCATCGAGGTCTGCGTCGAGCAGGGCGGCGACGACGCCGGTCAGGTCTGGCTGATGCTGCACTCCGGTTCCCGCAACATCGGCAAGGAGCTGGCCGAGCGGCACATCGGGGTGGCGCGGAAGCTGCCGCACAACGCCGACCTGCCCGACCGCGACCTGGCGGTCTTCCTCGCCGGCACCCCGGAGATGGCCGCCTACCGGCGCGACCTGGCCTGGGCCCAGGAGTACGCGGCCCGCAACCGGGCGATCATGCTGGCCCTGCTCTGCGGGGTGCTGCGCGACGCGGTGCCGGCGGTGCGCTTCGCCGAGCCGATCTCCTGCCACCACAACTACGTGGCCGAGGAGACCTACGGCGGGGTGGAGCTGCTGGTCACCCGGAAGGGGGCGATCCGGGCCGGCCGGGGTGACCTGGGGATCATCCCGGGCTCGATGGGGACCGGCTCCTACATCGTGCGCGGGCTGGGCAACGCCGACGCGTACTGCTCCGCCTCGCACGGCGCCGGGCGGCGGATGTCCCGGTCGGCGGCGAAGCGGGCCTTCGACGTCGACGACCTGGCCGCCCAGACGGCCGGGGTGGAGTGCCGCAAGGACGCGGGTGTGGTCGACGAGATCCCGGCCGCGTACAAGGACATCGGCGCGGTGATCGAGCAGCAGTCCGACCTGGTCGAGGTGGTGGCGCACCTCAAGCAGGTGGTCTGCGTCAAGGGTTGACCCGGCCGTCAGTCGTCGTCGAAGTCGACGCCGGCGAGGGTGGCCGAGCGGTATCCGGCGAGCCGCTCGGCCTGCTCGGCGACGGCCGACCGGGTGGCGGCGGGGAGCTTCCGCCAGGGCTGTACGGCGACCCGCAACCTCCGCCCGGAGGTGCGGGGCCGCCAGGTGCCGACCAGGTCACCGCCGGCCAGCACCGCGCCGGGCCGGCCCAGCACCGGCCACAGCTGCTTGGCCTGGCCGGCGTCGGCGGTCAGGGTGGTCCGGTCCCTGGCCTGCAGGAAGAGGTCGTACGGGCCGAGCAGCCGGACGCCGGCGGCCGGCGCTGACCCCAGCGCCGGCTCGTCGGCGGCCAGGATCGACCGCGGCTCGCCGTCGACCACCACCTCGACGGCGTCCTCGGGCCAGCGGGCCCGCACCTCCTTCACCGGCGCGTCGAGGAACTCGGCCACGTGTTTGGGGTTGGCCGGGCCGAGCAGCCGCAGGTAGCCGCGGATGAGGTCGAACCGGTCGCCCGCCGCGGCCGCCGTCCGGAACCCGGGGATCGGCCGCAGCACCGGCGGCGACGTGTCGATCTCCAACTCCAGACCGGCCCGGAGCGCGGCCAGCCGGAACGGCTGCTCGTAGACGTGCGTCGCGTCGCACGCCCGGCAGAACCGCAGGTACGGCTCGGGCAGCACAGTGGCCAACCGGCCCGAGGCATCACCCTTGACCATCGGTCCGGTGACGATGGCCCGCAGGTGGGCGGCCACCTCGTCCAGGGCGGCCAGGTTGTCGATCCCGGCGGCCCGCAGCGGTTTGGCGGCGTCGAAGATGCGCCGGCCCGCGTCGGCGTCCGAGAACGGCTCCACCGCGGCGGCCACCTCCGGCAGGTCGGCCCGCCGGTACAGATGCGGAGCGCCGCGGATGGTCCAGAGCAGGATCAGCTCCTCGGCCGGCAGGGTCGCCACGTCGACGCCGCGCACGGCGAGTGCCCAGCCGGCCCCGTCCGGCCCGGTCTGCTGCACCCCGAGATCGAGAACGGAGGTGTCCCCCAGGCCGCCCCGGTCCCGGTCGAGCTGCTGGGCTCGGATCCGGAAACTGCGCACCTGATGAGCGTCGACCATTCCCCCACCATAGGTGTGGGGTCCGACTCGCCAATCGCCGTCCCGGTGGTGAGCAGTGGATACGTCGCGTAGCGTCGACAACGGCCCGGGCGGCGCGGCGAACCTGCCACTGCGGCTGAACCTTCCGCGGGGTATCCACGTATGCATGAGATGCGGCGAAGATCGGCCGGCCGCGGAACAGAGGCCCTGGTGACGGAGGAATGGTGACGGTAAGCGCTCGCAGCGGTTCAGCCCTCGGGGTCCACCCGCCGACGGTGGGCCTGGCCGCCCAACTCGTCGTGCTGGCGTCACTGGCGGTGACCGTCAGTCTCGGCACCGCGGGCTGGCTCGCCGGCGCCGGGTACGCCCTGAGTAGCTACGTCCTGCTCTCCCGGGCGCTGCGCCAACCCGACGTGCACGGCTGGGGGCCGGCAAACACGGTCACCCTGGCCCGGCTGACGCTGGCCGGCGGGGTGACGGCCCTGGTGGCCGACTCGATCTGGGCGCCGCCGCCGGTGGCGGCGCTGACCGCGCTGGCCGCGGTGGCGCTGCTGCTCGACGCGGTCGACGGTCAGGTCGCCCGCCGCCGGGCCTGCACGTCGCGGTTGGGTGCGCGGTTCGACATGGAGGCCGACTCGGTGCTGGTGCTCGTGCTGAGTGTCTACGTCGCCATGTCGTTGGGCTGGTGGGTGCTGGCGATCGGCGCGTTCCGGTACGTCTTCGTCGTCCTGACCTGGGTCTTCCCCTGGCTGACCGCGCCCCTGCCGCCCCGGATGTCGCGAAAGGTGGTCGCCGCACTGCAGGGTGTCGTGCTTGTCGTGGCCACCGCCGGGGTGCTGCCGCGCTGGCAGGCGACGCTGGCCGTCGGCGCCGCGCTGGCGCTGCTGGTCTGGTCGTTCGGCACCGACATCCGCTGGTCGTGGCGGCAGGCGGCAACGACCGCCGACGCCGCCGGCACCCTGGGCACCGCCGGGGACGGCGCTGCGGTGCCGCCGGACGTGCGGGCCACGGCCCCGGTACACCGCTTCCGGTCGGCACCCACGCTCGACCTCGACCCGGAGCCGGTTGCCGCGGGGCTGCAAGCGACGGACTACCCGGTGGTGCTCTCCGAACGCTGACCGTCGAACGCCGACACGGCGTACACATCGCCGGCGTTGGCCTGGTGCGGCAGCGCCAGGAGATGCGTCCGCATCTGGTCGCCGGGGATCCACCGCTGGAAGGTCAGCGTCATGCTCTCCCCCAGGGCGACGTCGAAGCCGGCGAAGCCGAGCTCGGTCAGGCGCTCAAGGCAGCGCCCGGCGACCTCGCGCGCGATGGTGGTGAACTCGAACGACAGCGCGGTCAGCGGACGGCTCAGACCGGCCAGCACGGCGTCCTCGAAGCCCTCGACGTCGATCTTCGCGAAGACGGGTTCGCC from the Solwaraspora sp. WMMD1047 genome contains:
- a CDS encoding RtcB family protein, producing MNHTLLSGTRAPVKVWTDPSTIEPDAARQLRNIGALPWVEGVAVMPDVHYGKGATVGSVIAMRQALAPAAVGVDIGCGMSAVRTNLTDADLPDDLGALRTAIEAAIPVGFHAHDDPVNPYRVHGLPTAGWGDFWAGFRDLHAGVGALESRAQRQLGSLGGGNHFIEVCVEQGGDDAGQVWLMLHSGSRNIGKELAERHIGVARKLPHNADLPDRDLAVFLAGTPEMAAYRRDLAWAQEYAARNRAIMLALLCGVLRDAVPAVRFAEPISCHHNYVAEETYGGVELLVTRKGAIRAGRGDLGIIPGSMGTGSYIVRGLGNADAYCSASHGAGRRMSRSAAKRAFDVDDLAAQTAGVECRKDAGVVDEIPAAYKDIGAVIEQQSDLVEVVAHLKQVVCVKG
- a CDS encoding CDP-alcohol phosphatidyltransferase family protein, with product MTVSARSGSALGVHPPTVGLAAQLVVLASLAVTVSLGTAGWLAGAGYALSSYVLLSRALRQPDVHGWGPANTVTLARLTLAGGVTALVADSIWAPPPVAALTALAAVALLLDAVDGQVARRRACTSRLGARFDMEADSVLVLVLSVYVAMSLGWWVLAIGAFRYVFVVLTWVFPWLTAPLPPRMSRKVVAALQGVVLVVATAGVLPRWQATLAVGAALALLVWSFGTDIRWSWRQAATTADAAGTLGTAGDGAAVPPDVRATAPVHRFRSAPTLDLDPEPVAAGLQATDYPVVLSER
- a CDS encoding DUF3291 domain-containing protein, producing MPTSRHHLAQLNIGRLRAPLDDPSMADFAAALPVINALADASPGFVWRLQEEGADDATGLRPLDQPDVIVNLSVWTDVETLRAFTYHSAHLESLRRRREFFDHQGLPAYLVLWWVPAGHLPTVAEALQRLELLAADGPGPRAFTFRETYPPPDCAAGPT
- a CDS encoding transcriptional regulator, whose product is MISELDLGAVAALTDPVRRAAYQVVAASDVPVGRDEVAASLGVGRTLAAFHLDKLVDVGVLEVSFARRSGRSGPGAGRPAKLYRPAVTEHAVSVPPRAYRTGAEILAEALDRSGADATLYEVARRHGHRAGTDRAGSEPPPSDEDVLDLLSANEYRPEREDQVIRLRNCPFHVLAERFPPLICGMNLALVDGLLAGAGVTTWTAALDPAVGRCCVALTKNNKD
- a CDS encoding winged helix DNA-binding domain-containing protein, producing the protein MVDAHQVRSFRIRAQQLDRDRGGLGDTSVLDLGVQQTGPDGAGWALAVRGVDVATLPAEELILLWTIRGAPHLYRRADLPEVAAAVEPFSDADAGRRIFDAAKPLRAAGIDNLAALDEVAAHLRAIVTGPMVKGDASGRLATVLPEPYLRFCRACDATHVYEQPFRLAALRAGLELEIDTSPPVLRPIPGFRTAAAAGDRFDLIRGYLRLLGPANPKHVAEFLDAPVKEVRARWPEDAVEVVVDGEPRSILAADEPALGSAPAAGVRLLGPYDLFLQARDRTTLTADAGQAKQLWPVLGRPGAVLAGGDLVGTWRPRTSGRRLRVAVQPWRKLPAATRSAVAEQAERLAGYRSATLAGVDFDDD